In Mycobacterium sp. ITM-2016-00317, the genomic window CGAGCCCGCACCGGTCGTGGTGGTCGGCGGCGGCCTCACCGGGATCGAGACCGCCGCGGAGTTCGCCGAGGCCGGTCGTACCGTGACGTTGGTCAGCCCGGTGGTGGGCCCGTCACTGAGCCGGCCCGGGCGCCGTTCAGTGCTCAGGCGGCTGGGCAGACTGCGCGTCACCATCGTGTCGGCCGCGGTCGCCTCGGTGGGAGCCGACCACGTGGTGCTCTCCGACGGCCGGTCGCTGCCGAGCGCGGTGACGGTGTGGACCACCGGGTTCGGGGTACCGGGCCTGGCCGCGGCCAGCGGCCTGACCACCGACGCGTTGGGCCGGCTGCGTACCGACGAGACATTGACCAGCGTCGACGACGACCGCATCGTCGCGGCCGGGGACTCCGTCGCGCCGTCCGGGGTCCCGTACCGGATGAGTTGCCAGGCCGGGCTCCCGCTGGGCGCGCAGGCCGCCGGTACCGTGCTGGCCCGCATCTCCGGCACCTTGGCGACCGCCGCCACCGTGCCGATGAACGGGCAGTGCATCAGCCTGGGCCGCGGCGCGGGCACCGTGCAGTTGCAGCGCAGGGACGACACCCCGGTGAACCTCTACATCGGCGGGCGCGCAGGCGCTTTCGTCAAGGAGCAGGTCTGCCGGTACACGGTCAAATGGCTCGGGGCCGAGGCGCGCAAGCCCGGCTCGTACCGTTCGCTCAAGGGTCCGGACCGCTCGGAGCTGATCGCCGGCGAGGAGGTGCCGGCCTGATGAGCACGGCGCCGGGTGACGAACACGCCGAACGGTTCACACAGCTGCGCCCGTTGCTGTTCACCATCGCCTACGAGATCCTGGGCAGTGCAACCGAATCCGACGACGTGCTGCAGGAGAGTTACCTGCGCTGGGCCGAGGTCGACCTGTCCGGGGTGACCGACACCAAGGCCTACCTGGCCCGGCTCGTCACCCGGCAGGCGCTCAACGCGCTGCGCGCCCAGTCGCGGCGGCGGGAGGACTACGTCGGCCCCTGGCTGCCGGAACCGCTGCTGACAGAAGCGGATCCGGCCGCCGACGTGGTACTCGCGGAGTCCGTGTCGATGGCGATGCTGGTGGTGCTGGAGACCCTGAGTCCCGACGAGCGCGCGGTGTTCGTGCTGCGCGAGGTGTTCGGGTTCGGCCACGACGAGATCGCGGCGACGCTCGGGAAATCGGCGGCCGCCGTGCGCCAGATGGCCCACCGCGCCCGCGAACACGTGCAGTCGCGGCGTAAGCGGTTCGAGCCGGTGGACCCGCAGTTCTCGACCGAGATCACCACGAGGTTCTTCACCGCGGCCGCCACCGGCGATCTGGACGGGCTGATGGCGATGCTGGCCCCCGACGTGGTGTGGACCGCCGACAGCGACGGCAAGGTCAGCGCGGCCCGCAGGCCGGTGGCAGGTGCGGACCGGGTGGCCCGGCTGATCCTCGGCTTCGTCCGGCTCGGCGGCGCCGGCGGCAGGGTCGAGCCCGCGGTCTACAACAGCGCACCGGCGCTGGTGCTCTATTTGGGCGACAACCTGGAGGGCGTGGTGACCTTCGAGGTCGTCGACGGCCGGATCACCAATTTCTATGCGATGCGTAACCCGGAGAAGCTGACGGGGGTGATGGTGCCGCGCCAGATCAGCCGATAATGAGCCGGTGCGCATCGAGCGGCTCGGCGACCTTGGCAGTGCGCCCGCCGTGCTGCGCGCGCTCGCGGCCGCCACGTCGCGGCGGGGCATCCCCCCGCCCGCCGCGCTGAGCGGGGACTGGTTCGGCTCCCGCGCGGTGATCGCCCCGTCGCTGGCGACGTCGGCGGTGGCCCCCGAGCACGTCTTCGACGTCCCGCCCGGCGGCCGGCAGGACGGACCGGTCGGCGGCGGATGGTTCGGCTACCTGTCCTACCCCGACGCCGGTGCCGACGGCCTGGGCCCGCGCATCCCCGAGGCCGCGGGCGGCTGGGCGGACGCGGTGCTGCGCTGCGCCCGCGACGGCCAGTGGTGGCACGAAAGCCTCACCGGCGCCGCCCTTCCCAGCTGGGTGCGGGACGCCCTGCAATCGCCGCCGGACCGCGTGCCGCCGCTGTCCATTGGGGTGAGGCCGACCGGGCCGCGCACCGGTACGGAGTGCTCGAATGCCTCGAGGCGATCGCGGCGGGCGAGGTGTATCAAGCGTGCGTGTGCACACGGTTCGCCGGCACGCTGGAGGGCAACCCGGCGGACTTCTTCGTCGAGGCGGTCACCCGGACGGCACCGGCGCGCGCGGCGTTCGTGGCCGGCGACTGGGGCGCGGTGGCGTCGCTGTCGCCCGAGCTGTTCCTGCGGCGTTGCGGCGAGGCGGTGACGTCGAGCCCGATCAAGGGCACGCTGCCGGCGTCGGCGGATCCCGCGGTGCTGCGGGCCTCGGTGAAGGATGTCGCCGAGAACATCATGATCGTCGACCTGGTGCGCAACGACCTGGGCCGCGTCGCCCGCACGGGATCGGTGTCCGTGCCCGAACTGCTGGCCGTCCGGCCGGCGCCGGGTGTGTGGCATCTGGTCTCGACGGTGTCGGCACGGGTGCCCGCGGACCTGCCGATGGCGGCGGTGCTGGATGCGACGTTCCCGCCCGCGTCGGTGACCGGGACACCCAAGGCCAGAGCCCGTGAACTGCTGTCGGTGTGGGAGCCGCACCGGCGCGGGGTGTACTGCGGCACGGTGGGTTTGGCGTCACCGGTGGCGGGCTGCGAGCTCAACGTCGCGATCCGCACGGTGGAGTTCGCGCCCAGCGGCGGCGCGGTGCTCGGCGTCGGCGGCGGTATCACCGCGGACTCCGACCCCGACCGCGAGTGGGAGGAGTGCCTGCACAAGGCGGCGCCCACCATCGGGCTCGGCGTCGGTTCACTGACGCGCGCGTAGCACCGCGTCGTAGAGCTCACGCTTGGACGGCGAACCGGGGTGGGACGCGACCACCTGCGCGCACGCGTCCTTGACCCGCATGCCGTCGTCGACCAGCCGGTGCACCTCGGCGAGCAGAACCTGCGGGTCCGCGGACGGCGTCGCGCCCTCAAGCACCACGGTGATCTCGCCGAGCACCCCGTCGGCGGCCCACTCGGCGAGCTCACCGAGACCGCCGCGGACGATCTCCTCGTGCGTCTTGGTCAGTTCCCGGCACACCACGGCCCTGCGCTCGGGACCGAGCACCTCGACCGCGTCGGCCAGCGTCTCGGCCAGCCGGCGCGGCGATTCGAAGAACACGCACGTGCGCGGTTCGGCGGCCAGCGACTGCAACCAGGTCCGACGGGCCGCCTGCCTGCGCGGCGGGAAACCTTCGAAGCAGAACCGCTCGGACGGCAGGCCGGCGACGGCCAGCGCGGTGGTGACCGCCGACGGCCCCGGCAGGCACTGCACAGTCAGCTCGTGCTCGACGCACGCCGCCACCAGCCGGTAGCCGGGGTCACTGATCAATGGCATGCCCGCGTCGCTGACCAGCAGCACGGTGGCTCCGCCCTTGATCGCGTCGAGCAGCGCGGGTATCCGCGACGCCTCGTTCTGGTCGTAGAGGCTGATGATCTTGCCGACCGGCTTCACTTCAAGAGCCTGCGCGAGCGTGCGGACCCGGCGGGTGTCCTCGGCGGCGATCACGTCGGCGCTGCGCAATGCCCGCACCAGCCGCGCCGACGCGTCGGATGGCTGTCCAAGCGGCGTGGCGCCCACGAGCAGTCGTCCGGCCGTCATGCCTGACAGCCTACGATCGCATCGTGACCGCCCCGACCGAGCAGCTGCACAGAAGCGGTCGCACGGTCCCGGTGATCAGTCCCGGACCGGTCGTCCCGGTCGCAGATTTCGGTCCGGTCGACCGGCTGCAGGGCTGGGTGATGACCGCGGTCATCACCGCACTGGCCGCGATCACCCGGTTCCTGAACCTCGGCTCCCCCACCGATGCGGGCACGCCGATCTTCGACGAGAAGCACTACGCGCCGCAGGCCTGGCAGATGGTGCACAACGGCTGGGTCGAGGACAACCCGGGCTACGGCCTGGTCGTCCATCCGCCGGTGGGCAAGCAGCTGATCGGGCTCGGCGAGGCGATCTTCGGCTACAACGGTCTGGGCTGGCGGTTCTCCGGCGCGGTGTGCGGCGTGATCCTGGTGCTGCTGGTGGCGCGCATCACCCGGCGCATCACCCGGTCCACCCTGGTCGGCGGGATCGCCGGCCTGCTGTTGATCGCCGACGGCGTCAGCTTCGTCACCGCGCGCACCGCGCTGCTCGACGGCTTCCTGACGCTGTTCGTCGTCGCCGCGTTCGGCTGCCTGATCGTCGACCGTGACCAGATCCGCGCACGGATGCACACCGCGTTCCTGGAGGGCCGGATCGGCGAGACCGCGTGGGGGCCACGCCTGGGCGTG contains:
- a CDS encoding RNA polymerase sigma-70 factor — its product is MSTAPGDEHAERFTQLRPLLFTIAYEILGSATESDDVLQESYLRWAEVDLSGVTDTKAYLARLVTRQALNALRAQSRRREDYVGPWLPEPLLTEADPAADVVLAESVSMAMLVVLETLSPDERAVFVLREVFGFGHDEIAATLGKSAAAVRQMAHRAREHVQSRRKRFEPVDPQFSTEITTRFFTAAATGDLDGLMAMLAPDVVWTADSDGKVSAARRPVAGADRVARLILGFVRLGGAGGRVEPAVYNSAPALVLYLGDNLEGVVTFEVVDGRITNFYAMRNPEKLTGVMVPRQISR
- the rsmI gene encoding 16S rRNA (cytidine(1402)-2'-O)-methyltransferase; translated protein: MTAGRLLVGATPLGQPSDASARLVRALRSADVIAAEDTRRVRTLAQALEVKPVGKIISLYDQNEASRIPALLDAIKGGATVLLVSDAGMPLISDPGYRLVAACVEHELTVQCLPGPSAVTTALAVAGLPSERFCFEGFPPRRQAARRTWLQSLAAEPRTCVFFESPRRLAETLADAVEVLGPERRAVVCRELTKTHEEIVRGGLGELAEWAADGVLGEITVVLEGATPSADPQVLLAEVHRLVDDGMRVKDACAQVVASHPGSPSKRELYDAVLRARQ